The following DNA comes from Ignavibacteria bacterium.
GAAAACCTGCAAGGTCTTTAAGACCTGGCAGGTTTTTAGAAACTTTCTGAAATTCACTCTTTGCTACTTCACCAATATCATCTTCTTGCTTTCCTTAAATCCCGCAGTCTCAAGAGTATAAAAATAAACTCCGCTTGGTTCATTCGCCGCATTCCACTTAGCGGAATATTTTCCCGGCTTCAGGTCCTGCTCAGCCAGTGTTTTAACCAATGCTCCAGCGGAATTATATATCTTAAGCGTTGTAAATCCTCCGCGCAGCACATTAAAATATATCTTTGTTTCGGGGTTAAACGGATTTGGATAGTTCTGCTCTAAACTGAAATTCTTCGGTACTTCGGTGCCAATCTGTTCTACGCCAATTGTAGTATAATCAATTATCGCGCTCCATATCCTGAACACCGCATCCGGCTGATTGCTCATCCACACTGGATAAAGCTTGCCGTTGCCCGATGTAAGCCCCAGGTTATCACCCATATTTCCCCCGCCTGCGCCTGAAACAGGGCTGGGTCTGAATCTTTGTGTGGTAACTTTATAATCTGTCCATGTATTTCCGCCGTTATCTGATCTTGAAAGATATACATCCACGGAGTCCGCGGAATTTCTGCTGTCATAATATATAATATTAAGCCCGCCGTTCTCATCAACTCTTACTGCTGGAAAGAACTGGTTGCGCCCGTTATTTATAGGGTCCTGGTTAACGCGTACACCGCTGCTCCATGAGTTGCCGTCATCTGTTGAGCGGAACATAACAATATCAGGGTCATTGCCGGCCGGCGCAAGATTTTTACTTGTTGTTGCGATATATATCCAGCCGTTGCGGCTGCCGCCTGATTTATCTATATCAATTACCGGGAAGCTGTTCGCTCTGATTGTCCACGGTGAAAGTGTTGAAGTCCTGATACCATTGATATCTATTGCGTTTTCATTTACAGTATAGCTCACTCCACCATTAGTTGAGCGTGATATTCCAATGTAATCTTCTGTGAAAGGGGAGTTGGGTATTGATGATGCCCATGTTATGAATAATGTGCCCTGGGAATTTACACCAATTGCGGGACCGTATGAACGGTTGCCACTAAAACCATTATTAACATTTATTATTGATGACCAGTTTGAACCGCTGTTAGTTGTGTATGACATTACTATCCTGAAAGGTGAAACAAAATAAGTCCACGCAAGATAGCTTCTGCCGTAAAAGGGACTTGCCGGCGCGTCGTCAGTTCCCGGGGAGCCTTTATCAACATCGACATTTGATTGTATTGTTATATTGGCAGACCAGTTCGCGCCTAAATTTGTTGAAGTGTTCGCAAACATTCCGGATTGGATATTGCCTAAATGTGTCAATATATAAATACCATTTTTATCTATTATAGTACCGGGGTCACCTCCGTGATTTTGAACAGGAATACCGGAGCAAACATCGCTTCCGAACCAGTTCAAACCGCCGTTGGTTGAAAAATACGTGCCTTCACTTCTTGAATTCAGGTTGATTGTATATGCGCTGGCAAAAAGTATCTGGGGGTTAGACTGGTGCCTTGAAATTGTAGGCTCTATCTGGTTAAATGCCGAAGGAAATATCTGGAAATTCGTCCATTGAGAGCTTGTTTTTTCTTCAGCAAAAAAAAGGCTGAATGAGAACACAAAAATTATTGTTGTTATGTTGAGCGGAAATGATAATATTTTCATGAAATTTTCCC
Coding sequences within:
- a CDS encoding T9SS type A sorting domain-containing protein gives rise to the protein MKILSFPLNITTIIFVFSFSLFFAEEKTSSQWTNFQIFPSAFNQIEPTISRHQSNPQILFASAYTINLNSRSEGTYFSTNGGLNWFGSDVCSGIPVQNHGGDPGTIIDKNGIYILTHLGNIQSGMFANTSTNLGANWSANITIQSNVDVDKGSPGTDDAPASPFYGRSYLAWTYFVSPFRIVMSYTTNSGSNWSSIINVNNGFSGNRSYGPAIGVNSQGTLFITWASSIPNSPFTEDYIGISRSTNGGVSYTVNENAIDINGIRTSTLSPWTIRANSFPVIDIDKSGGSRNGWIYIATTSKNLAPAGNDPDIVMFRSTDDGNSWSSGVRVNQDPINNGRNQFFPAVRVDENGGLNIIYYDSRNSADSVDVYLSRSDNGGNTWTDYKVTTQRFRPSPVSGAGGGNMGDNLGLTSGNGKLYPVWMSNQPDAVFRIWSAIIDYTTIGVEQIGTEVPKNFSLEQNYPNPFNPETKIYFNVLRGGFTTLKIYNSAGALVKTLAEQDLKPGKYSAKWNAANEPSGVYFYTLETAGFKESKKMILVK